The region gaagactaaacagatcatgtagagtttttcctctttttgtttgagaagtaataatcacttcgacaccctccctaaaaactctacatgtttacaaacaattacatcttaatatcttttttacttttcaaacctaactttttccttaaatattcaaatctcggttttggcaatgcctttgtacatatatccgccaattgctcttcgcttgttacatacgttatatcaatttcgcctctattgtataaatctcgcaaaaaatgatatcttacgtcaatatgcttacttctttgatggaattctggattcttaattaatttcacggcactagtattgtctacacatagcatatacttaaggatctctaatttacattcaagaaatattttctttagccacataatttctttcgctcctgaggctgcactgacatattcagcttcggtcgtagataaagctatacattgttgtcgcttacattgccatgtgatggccgcattcgcatacttacatacaacgcctgatgtcgacttttttgtttctttgtcgcctgcatagtcagcgtcgctaaaggtttcgagactgcctgcttttgtatataagagtcccatgtctgcggtcccttttatgtagcgcaaaattcgtttgactaatttccattgatactggtttggattctctaagtgtctcgccgctatatttattgcaaaactaatatctggcctacttacggtttgtaaaaacattaagttccctacggcttctctgtatggtgcgttacaatcattatcgcctatgttactttcgttccaattagtctcgataggtgtagaaacactgtttgcctcattcatattaaatttttccaatatgttttcgatatacctactctgatgaatgaatattgaaccatcttctaatctattaatttcaagtccaagaaaactctttacttctttcgaactcgtaattttgaattctttatttaaatcatcgaagaatttatcaattaaagattcgtctgaagctgctaccagtccatcgtctacgtatatggtcatcaacattaatttgtcgtcttctgtataaatataaaaacaaggatctgcgttactctgataaaattttaagttcgagataaattttgtgaaacgttccgtccaacatcttggagactgctttaagccatataggctttttagcaatttacaaacccgatttgtaccatcatcataacctttaggttgtttcatataaatatcttctttcagacttccatataagaatgcggttttaatgtcgaactgtccgaggtgtaaattatttttggctgcaatactgagcattaatctaattgtgtcaaaccgagcaacgggactatatgtttccttataatctatgccttctttctgtgaacaccctcttattacaagtcgcgctttgtatcgttccgagttgtccggatttagctttatcgttaaaacccacctattgctaagtaccttctgatctttaggtttttctacaaatatccacgtcttattttcatggtgcgatttcatttcatcattcatagctgtttcccataactctttcttttcggatCTCATCGCTTCGTTAAAATCCACCGGTAATTTTTCCGCCACGTACGTTACTGGGTAACCATAAAAATCGGTTCGTTTGatcttatctctatctctcaattgtctcatattgtcgctagttccatgaggttgtttttcatgttcactctctgcactttcatacgtacatgctctatcgctctgcgcactcacatcttcgcgctcgacaattttcggtaaacttaattttacgaatttcgcattttctagttcaggcttaaatattacgtcacggcttaatattacattttttactgttggcacgtacactcgataccctcgtccgtcatctaatagcctaccaaatatcctttgttagcctttttgtcaagttttgtccttttctccgcaggtatgtgagcaaagcactcagtaccgaaaaccctaaacttttctaaattcggcggtttcccgtaccacagttcatatggtgttttcttatcttgtcttgtcggcctcgtcttatttatgacatgtactgctgtgttcatggcttcggcccataagaacagcggtagatttggtttcgaatatagcatcgaccgacctgcctctactattgttctattttccctttctgCGACACCATTCTGTTCAGGAGTGTATGGGACGTTAATCGTGTGTCTAATTCCCTGacttcttaaaaattctttgacttctttattttggaattctttccctccatcactatgaatttctttaattttatccttaaattgattttcaacttctaggcaaaaggtttttagtttttcaattacttctgacttacgtcgtaagaagtaaatctttgtgaattttgaaaaatcatctttaaatgtcagaaaatacagtttcttgcctaatgactcgactttcataggtccacatacatccgtataaataatttcgcgaggtttagtcgcccgattgattttctcgtgaaaactcgatctatgctgtttcccgtacgcgcaaccttcacagaaaaagttattgtcctctacaactttcatatttgaattctttaagaattctttaacatgtctgatgttctgatgacatagccgttcgtgccataactgcaatgtgtccgcgtttgactccgctctattgctaaaattacaaactgacggtatgataactcgcatatctactttatacaaatttccgataacagaacctcttgctattattttctgattttgtaaaaatatgcaattggtcccttcctttgaaatacaaaaatctatgcctcttcttgcgacagatctaatcgaaaacagatttcttttcatacctggtacgtatagaacatcgttcattgtacatgttacccatttgccgtccacaaaagtctctactctgatttttcctttgccgcacgcatccatgaacggaccatcgccgatctctattttcaccgtgttatcgaattcttcgaaaacgctgaaccattcccgtcgtcctgtcatgtgatccgtagctcctgagtcgattatccaaacatcagcgtttgccgtttgtatcgctgaggtacttcctaatagaccaattccgctgtgatcccgattttggtttctaggttcctggttgtctctattgttgcttcttttgttatttttaaaacagtttttgctagtgtggcctttccttttgcatataaagcatctaaagcaatccttctttagatggccaacttttccacagttaaagcaacttggtccttgtttctcgtattcacgtttacttgactgcttctgctgttcccttttataattattaccttttgttaccagtgccaccgatgtttcctggtcgtctttcttccatctaatttcttccgtcatcagcctggtactaagcctgtctaaggtcttcttttcttcttccacggaatcccacgcactgtgaaaatgatcgaatttgtttgataacaccgataaaatgcgtgttatcagcattttctcgccaatttcactcccaaggactttcatcttcgccgctatgagttccaactttgataggttgtaagagacattttcagattcttcccatttaaaatcgaagaactgcttctggaccatatttaaattctcatccgacttcatgtcatatactgtattcagctttttccacatttcatgtgctgtcgtgcaacataaaagaagatccaacggtttctttcctactgaggtcacgattaattttctcgctaatcgatctgctttcaaaaatcttccacgagcgatttctttctccgcgctgttacctggatgacacaaattctcttcacacacgttgatcaggtcgtcatcttcctccaaaagtgtacgcataacaaaacgccactggagccaattttcttcgccgcgtaacatctcgaccttcgcacttgctgattccattttagcactatcccttattttactaagcacaacactttaacaatttattcatttcacgttgctaccttgcaatttacagccctgggcccataacctgttgaggttattcggtgtgtaaacagagaaaacacgtggataaattgtaaggtagaaaatatatttaaatagaagtgtaataagtaaaaatacaatttgagctggtccagatccgcacgctagctgtgttacctaataactgaaaaaccccgaagccaacgtcgcctgtctactgtttatggcctgacttcgtcgcagtcttttgtctacacgctgtcgatggcttcagtgcttgagaaaactaaaaaagaccagatgtagagttttcttagaagtggtaaccacttcaacacgtgccattgttttcgtaaatttttgatattatagctTCATAAGTTTCTCCATCCTCTGAGTATATTGCACGATAAGGTGCTCCTATGATCCATTTCTATAGAGAGAAGAtgtgtatacaaataaatataagtaaatagcaaaataaaataatttgcttcttaatcaatatatttaataatattctgtatcaaatttgtaatattctatcaaaatcACAACCTTGTGTAATTTACTTGCGTGTTTAGGCTGCTTAAGATTTTGTAGGTTTTCTTTCGGTTGAGAATTTCCAACATCCATTCCCATTCGCTTGAtaacttcttcttttgctAAATATATTGCTTTATCATATGCTTCTATTAATGCACTATCATCCCAAACATTATCATTGGCTGAGTCTGTATCCTTTTGAGATAgcaaattatacgttattaatattgatacaagtattttattatcaaactattgcaaattatcatatatgtcatttttcaaaaattgactAAAAGGTAGTGGATACtgttaattactattatgctaagatcttgtactaaaataatgttaaaaccattacgtttccattaccatacatacgtttccatttcctcgtataaaaagaacattcatatcatctgccattttaaaataacatcatttaaatattgaatttgcttctgaaatattaatttgtctcatttctttaactctaacacattgtaaacaatgatgacattataccaactataatactaaaaatctaTTCCCCATACATtctaaagattattttttgaagcaaggttaacattgaatgttcccaaacttcaataactgtactttactttctttacaatatctaacaatatattagaatactataaaaaaatattgtatgcacAAGAAACTGTTTATAGcgaaatagcaaaagaattaatcacatattataactaaaacgagattgttaagtagattatattatactgcaTATGCGTTAGTGTTTCAGCTggtaaatatagtttttatatctgaagataaataagatttaattctataaaattgcataatgaattatacatcTATCTATTACTATTCGTATTTCCCCTTAGTTGTATGTTGTCAATAGCATCAATCacgaacatataaataaatatagaagaaaccgTTCGGAAATggaaagggaaaaatgaaCATGGAAGACAAGAAAGTTTTCTTCAGGTTTAGCGTATGCGTGATACGCTTTGAATGTCtcagataaagataaagatactctgctcatttctatttgttccgcagaacgagaaatttgttgtctttcatattggtttttacgattcaatttttgggCAGTTTTCCCTAGCGAGTGTCGGTCCCTGTTTGATATAACCAGACCGTAATTTATACAGATatgtattatagatatatatttgtaaaactgaaatcagatgaaataaatgttgcctgaggttttaaacgtttaataaaaacaatatttcatttggaaaaaatgtaagatatgtaaaattacacattgatcattttgctggtcttgtatcataaaacgtgtGGCCCGAAGAGCACGTGTCCGGTAGAGATACGTCACTTGTGTTAGGAATCGTTTTATAACCTATCACAGTAAAGGAACGTCCCAGTATAGCAGCCGAAGAATGCCGTGGAAGTTTTTGTACAAAGTACAATTGATCtacaattgatattttccGCAATACTTATCTGGTGTTCGGTCAGGGTGTCCCATACTCATGATATTTATGACAGTGGAATGGCGTTAGtaaatcaattacaaaaattttcgagatcaattctcggtattgcatcaaattattcaaaatatacaagCAACACAACGTTGCCCTTTTTGCAGGCAACAAGAGGAATATCGACCACGCAACCACTTTCAGAAAAACAAGAGTAagtgatacaaattttcttgtgctttccttctttttttaatagaatttcagtacttgccttccaatataaaattggtgtcaaaataataatgctaataataatgtctaagaaatttttctctttgtaggagtataacatctagaaaaataacatagtattaatagaatagtattaataagaacaacattgacagtgaacaactaaaaatataacactgttataaatatatgatatacgaattttatttatgtattattaagacaagtatatcttatttttaaattatttctattatcataagtgatacatataattaaggtataattaagagaagattaattgaagaaacacaaaaaataaagaaaataattatattgagataatttttatctttcataaatattattttcagagtAAATATAACGTTTGTTAAAGCAAGTGGAGAGAGAATCAAAGCAAAAGGGAAAGTTGGAGATACTATATTAGACATAgtagtaaataatgaaattgatttagatggatatggtatgttttaaagaagcataatttacttaatttaaaataaataattttgaggtagaaaatatttgaaaattttcatttttatcaagtttaatattcttattatttttaacttttgatactttattatataagtatgttgtaatcttaaaatataattgatataggTGCTTGTGAAGGAACATTAACTTGTAGTACGTgccatttaatattttcgaaagaagtTTATGATGCACTTCCTGACAAACCAACAGATGAAGAATTAGACATGTTGGATTTAGCATATGAATTAACAGATACGTTAGTTCATAATAATCAGTATCAAATCATTcacattattaattctattaccttttaatattttataaagtgaatttttctatttaaatttatgtaaaaacagGTTAGTATTGGGTATTTCGAAATCTGCATCTCaatgtagaatttcaaatcgcTATCTCTGAATACTACGaaactgaaattataataaattttcatagttttttatttatgacccTATAATCATTACAAATCTATGTTGGAATTAGCATATTTACAATGTTGATTTTCAAatggataaatagaaatcttattgtgtattagtattaatttgtatagcaataaatatatttattgacatattcagttatataatatttaatttcaggtCACGGCTAAGCTGTCAAATAGTAATGTCTAAGGAACTAGATGGAATTGAGGTAAGAGTTCCATCAACAATTAATGATGCAAGAGCATAACTGAAATTATCTATaggtttttgaaaatttgtatacaatgttatacatctcttgttaaaaaacccttgttataattattaaaatattggtattaaaaaaatataataaagaatcttGTGTTTAAATGTGaagcttatatatatacatatgttatagtataattgcaattttgatatttgtacattGCCATTGTAAAAAGCCTATCcaattatgaagaaaatatatcttttatttttaatatacagggtgtcaattttaaaacgttcatctaaattattttcgttactattaaagataagaagaaattactaaGGAAGACTTAAATGGTTTTAAGATGTGTACTTGGTTATGATAAAAAAGACTCttgtggaataaattttgcaacttctgaaagattagataaaagcttagaacctaaaaaataatttgaaattaatttcgtttagatATACTGTTTGATTTCTTAGCTATGGGCAAGTTTAAAAGATCATCAAACTCATGGTCAACAAAACAACAGAAATGTACATGCAATGCTTTTTCGTTTCACAACAAGTTATCTGACACTATCATCATTTTCGTGGCACATGCAACATTATCGATTCAGTATAGTAATGTTTTGGATTAAAACAAATGTCTCGACATTGgagcaaaatatttcaacctttaaggactaaaattaaaacttatgagtttgtttataattttaatggattttattaatattgtgtttactggtttattaattacaagaaagtttgtaaaagactgaagttttacgtaaaaagtacaaatattcttttaacaaaattagtcaaatcacatcattatttatacatattgtatataaataaaatatgcggatatattactttaccctagaactaaaattcaataatattgaagaatcttatttattcagattttgtacattatcgcttctaacctcggataatagaacaacaaattaaatatttttaaacaaaaaaactttgttcctttgtttgatttcccttgctcgcgtttcttaactacttagatataaaatacttgcgttttcgaaaattcatactTCACAAGCTACTAAACGCTTTATCtgttcagaataatttattgttttcttaactAGGTACATACCAAATACATCTATTAAGTTGGTATTTCTCATAATTACCAGTACATAAAGCTAAAACACTTTTGTACTATGCATGTTATACATGgatctaacaaataatttaacttgtgtattgtcgtttgtatattttgttacgtgtaaaatattctatttctacactacttacaagttcgataaagtgtacattacacatcgtgaaatttacatattttcacttgGTTACCCTGCCcaattcgaatataattcagaacgtatgtgctatatttatatattctgcatttgttttgtatattatgtacactgatctgatctttgtaaacgcgagttttacgatattaatgagaaatttgccaatttaatggaagttgttaattttttctggcacgtttcacgttagcagacatgtttcttaagttacagtcgaaaagtgtttttatgtaaaagaataggaatgatcaagttattttaagatgacaagatatttcacgtcttctatttaaatatagcgttaaattttaattccgtcaattcgtatatactcatacatcgaatttccttttctcatgtcatttcttttctttcatttcacatttaattacaaagataaagtgtaagtacgttcctcataaaattaatatcaaatgtcgcaaaatatacaaaagtaaactaagaagaggggacatattattacacaaactgtcgttcatattgcatatgtacatatgcagtataaaaacaatactttttagtttttaatctcttgtttaaataatcctaatatctaaatttgtatcggtcattgattcgatataactgcgtttattggaagtaattaagctatagcctgcgcacaagagaagaaggaacaaacacgtatagtatacacgcttaaataacaaaattaagtcAGTTTACGTTCAATGTGAACTTGATCAAAGTTCCAGTCTCGAATTATAGAGTTTCTTACTATcagtttacaaaattcgatattacgattatgtaccgtatttgaaaaacataaaatgctttgtttaattttaaataaaactaatatttaccaaagcgaatacgaaaaaaatgttatcatcaaactcaattttcaattatcaaacttaatccagcacaaatacaaatgttattcgtgcttttttacttttactacttTTCAACTCTCTATAGTTCGAGATTTGAGTTCCGCTAACTTTCTTTCTACTGCGCATGCGCAACAGGAAAACTTGAATTACacgtaatagtaaaaaattcgaaaatcttATCCTTTCGTGGCAGCGAAAGTAACCTAGGACTAGAGGTTccataacattaataataataaggcaataatattaatattaataataatgtaatcgagtactactaacaatattaataataataataatagtatggtAATGGCAAGATACACGCgggtataaattaatcattcctTTCGTAATATCTACGACGTCTTCGGgatattctttagaaattactttatttctggtcaatattcattaacgagcaacttttctctctgtttcttatcACGATTTTTTTCACTTCATCACAATTGTaccgttagaaattattcaaaacattgttaaaatgTCCATGAAATATATGCAATTGCCGTATTGAATAAGCGAGTAATGAAGTTGCTGTTTCActgaataaaagtgaaatctcCAATGCGTGTGCTCAAGTAAAGATTGGTACATCAATGCCTATTATTCTTAATCAATATTCATCATTTAACAATTAGGACCGAATTTTTACAAACCAACTCTAAACCACGAcccaatttacaaataaaaagatcgatgtgtaaattaactatcaactattaatctccaatcctatgtgaagatataatgttcggaccaaatttctaaactaaCGTGGACAATTCATGCGGACTATTGGTGGTTGCTGCGCTACTTAGATCCAATGTGGCAGCCGGAAGACCAGGACTG is a window of Bombus huntii isolate Logan2020A unplaced genomic scaffold, iyBomHunt1.1 ctg00000320.1, whole genome shotgun sequence DNA encoding:
- the LOC126877992 gene encoding adrenodoxin-like protein 2, mitochondrial, producing MALVNQLQKFSRSILGIASNYSKYTSNTTLPFLQATRGISTTQPLSEKQEVNITFVKASGERIKAKGKVGDTILDIVVNNEIDLDGYGACEGTLTCSTCHLIFSKEVYDALPDKPTDEELDMLDLAYELTDTLVHNNQYQIIHIINSITF